A window of the Syntrophothermus lipocalidus DSM 12680 genome harbors these coding sequences:
- a CDS encoding SPL family radical SAM protein: protein MLQNIAVREILCKSALNKTGVPGYQYCINPYVGCAHACVYCYASFMCRFTNHLEKWGRFLDVKVNFPEVLAKQLGRRNRPEGAVLVGSVTDAYQPAEAVYEITRSSLRILADYQLLEVHTLTKSSLVLRDLPLLRQMRGCEVGFTITTLDRNVARVLEPGASPPHLRLAAARELIRAGIKVWVFIAPLLPGVSDREESLTGLLRTIHECGIREVLLDTLNPYPAVVQRLKNTYLRYFPEALPELETYLRSPEMYRDKIEARLCNISELVGCQPYFV, encoded by the coding sequence GTGCTCCAAAATATTGCAGTCCGAGAGATACTCTGCAAGTCAGCCCTAAACAAGACCGGCGTCCCGGGCTATCAGTACTGCATTAATCCGTATGTGGGCTGTGCCCATGCCTGCGTCTATTGCTACGCTTCCTTTATGTGCCGATTTACTAACCACCTGGAGAAGTGGGGCAGATTCCTGGACGTTAAAGTAAACTTCCCTGAGGTTCTGGCCAAACAATTGGGGCGCCGGAATCGACCAGAAGGTGCGGTTTTAGTGGGCTCAGTAACCGACGCCTATCAACCTGCTGAAGCCGTCTACGAAATCACAAGGTCCAGCCTGAGAATCCTGGCTGACTATCAATTGCTTGAAGTTCATACTCTGACCAAATCTTCCCTGGTGCTAAGGGATCTTCCGCTACTTCGGCAGATGAGAGGTTGCGAGGTAGGGTTCACTATCACTACTTTGGATCGAAACGTAGCCCGGGTATTGGAACCCGGGGCTTCGCCGCCGCACTTGCGCCTCGCTGCCGCCCGCGAATTGATCAGGGCCGGTATTAAGGTATGGGTATTTATCGCCCCGCTGCTGCCGGGAGTATCGGATAGGGAAGAGTCATTGACAGGTTTGTTGCGTACTATTCATGAATGCGGAATCCGGGAGGTTTTGCTGGACACCCTGAATCCATATCCTGCTGTAGTACAACGCTTAAAAAATACCTACCTGCGTTATTTCCCCGAGGCTCTGCCGGAACTGGAAACATATCTGCGCTCTCCGGAGATGTATCGAGACAAAATTGAAGCTCGCCTGTGTAACATCAGCGAGCTTGTCGGTTGTCAGCCATATTTTGTATAG